The Chromatiales bacterium DNA segment GCCGCGGCCGGCTCCGCGCGGCGCGATCGAACAATCGAGGAACAAGACATGATTCGATCGATTTCCGCGGTCGGCGCCGTACTGGCGTTGGCCATGCCCGCGGCATCTGCGGCCGTGAGTGAGCAGGACCTGCAACTGATCCGCCAGCAGATGACGCAGATGAAGGCGGACTACGAACAGCGTATTCAGGCGCTTGAGCAGCGGCTTCTGGCAGCCGAGCAGAAGGCCGACTCGACGGAAATAAAGGTCGTCGCCGTGGAAGAACAGGTTCAGACGAAGCCACGCACCGGCGACAACAGCTTCAACCCCGCGATCAGCCTGGTGCTGCAAGGCGGGTTTGCGGGATATTCGCAGGATCCGGAAGCGTTTCACCTCGAAGGTATGCCAATCGGCGGAGAGGCCGGCTTGCAAGAGGAAGGGCTGGCCATGTGGGAAACCGAGCTGACGGCATCCGCCAACGTCGACAACCTGTTCTATGGTCAGGCAACGCTTGGTCTGCACTCGCACGAAGGCGAGATCGAAGTCGATGTCGAAGAGGCCTACGTCGACACGCTTTCCCTGCCGGCGGGCTTCGGCCTGCGCTTCGGCCGCTTCTATTCGGCGGTCGGCTACCTGAACCCGCACCACACCCACGCCTGGGATTTCGCCGACGCGCCGCTCGCCCACCAGGCCTTCCTCGGTGGCCAGTACCGCGACGATGGCGTTCGCGCCACCTGGGTCGCACCGTTCGAGTCGCTGTTTGTGGAAGTCGGCGCGGAGGCCCTGCGCGGCGGCAGTTACCCGGGCGGCGGAAACAACGACAACCTTGGCGGCGTCCACAACCTGTTCGCCAAGCTCGGCGGCGACGTCGGTCCGAACAACAGCTGGCAGGTCGGCGTGTCACGGCTCGCTGCCGACGTCGAGGCACGCGCGGCCGGCGGGCACGATCACGAGGGCGAAGGCGGCGGACCCGTGTTCGCCGGTGATTCCGACCTGACGGTATTCGATGCCGTATGGAAGACGGATCTCGGCGGGGACCGCGCGCTGATCTTCCAGGGCGAATACTTCTTGCGCGACGAGAACGGGGAAGTCCTCCTGTCCGAAGACGCCGGCGACGCCCTCATGGACTACGACGGCGAGCAGGACGGCTGGTATCTGCAAGGCATCTTCCAGTTCGACCGGCAATGGCGGGCGGGCCTGCGTTACGACCGCCTGAGTGCGGACAACAAGCTGCTGATGCTCAGCAATGCGACCGGTGAGGACGACGACGAGATCTTCGAGGAATCGGGTTACCAGAGCGGTGACCACGAACCCCATCGCTGGTCCGCGATGGTCGACTGGTCGCCGAGCGAGTTCAGTCGCGTGCGCGTGCAGTACTCACGCGACGATTCGCGCGAAGACACCGACGACCAGCTGTTCCTGCAATACATCATGACGATCGGCGCTCATGGTGCCCATCAGTACTGACGGCGCAAAGGAGTCTTCCATGAGATTGCAAGTCAGACAATTCGCCGGTTTGCTCGTCGCCTCCTTACTGGCAGGTTCGGCCCACGCCGGACTGGACATCTTCGCCTGCGAGCCGGAGTGGGCCGCGCTGGCCCAGGAACTGGCCGGCGAGCATGCCGACGTATTCTCCGCCACGCATGCGGGTCAGGATCCGCATCACATTCAGGCCCGGCCTTCACTGATCGCAAGACTGCGTGCGGCCGATCTCGCCGTGTGTACCGGCGCCGAACTCGAGGTCGGCTGGATGCCGATGTTGCAGCGACGCGCCCGCAATCCAAAGGTATTGTCGGGCAACCCGGGTTATTTCGAGGCGACGCAACCCGTCGCGCTGCTGGAAAAACCGGCGGAACTGGATCGTGCCGAAGGCGACGTACATGCCGCCGGCAATCCGCATGTTCAGCTGGACCCGCGCCGCGTGCTGAAAATCGCACAGTCCCTGTCTGCAAGGCTCGCGCAGCTGGACCCTGACAACCGGGCCACCTACGAGCGCCGCTTGCAGGAGTTCGTCACGCGGTGGCAGGCAGCGATGGAACGCTGGCAGGCAGACACCAAAGGACTCAGGGACAAGCACGCGATCGTGCATCATCGAGAATGGATCTACCTGCTGGACTGGTTGGGCATGCAGCGCGCCGGTTCGCTGGAACCAAAGCCCGGCATCCCGCCGAACCTGGGACACCTTTCAGAACTGAAGAACCGGCCCGCGGACCTGATCATCCTGTCGCCCCTGAACGATGCGAAGCCCTCGGCGTGGCTCCGGGAACAGACCGGCGCCCCGGTGGTCGTCCTGCCGCATACCGTCGGCGCGGTCCCGGACAGCGAGAACCTGTTCAGCCTGTTCGACGAGATCGTGAGGCGGCTGTCGGAAGCGGTGCAGGGATGAACCTAGCTGATATCGCCTTGCTCGGACCGCCCCTGCTTGCGGGGGCGGTCGTGCTCAGCACCCATGTGCCGCTCGGCCGGCAGGTCCTTGCGCGGGGGATCATCTTCATCGATTTGGCCTTCGCCCAGCTCGCGGGACTGGGCGTGATCATGATCCACTTCGTCAGCGAAGAGCCCGCGGGCTGGACCGTTCAGCTCTCAGCCTTTGGTGCGGCACTCGCGGGTTCGCTGGGGCTGCGCTGGGCGGAGCGGCGCTGGCACGAGGTACTGGAGGCGCTGATCGGAGTCATCTTCGTGCTTGCGGTCACCGCCGCGCTGCTGATTCTGGCGAACGATCCGCATGGTGGCGAGCGCCTGAAAGACCTGCTGGCCGGCCAGAT contains these protein-coding regions:
- a CDS encoding zinc ABC transporter substrate-binding protein, whose product is MRLQVRQFAGLLVASLLAGSAHAGLDIFACEPEWAALAQELAGEHADVFSATHAGQDPHHIQARPSLIARLRAADLAVCTGAELEVGWMPMLQRRARNPKVLSGNPGYFEATQPVALLEKPAELDRAEGDVHAAGNPHVQLDPRRVLKIAQSLSARLAQLDPDNRATYERRLQEFVTRWQAAMERWQADTKGLRDKHAIVHHREWIYLLDWLGMQRAGSLEPKPGIPPNLGHLSELKNRPADLIILSPLNDAKPSAWLREQTGAPVVVLPHTVGAVPDSENLFSLFDEIVRRLSEAVQG
- a CDS encoding metal ABC transporter permease, whose translation is MNLADIALLGPPLLAGAVVLSTHVPLGRQVLARGIIFIDLAFAQLAGLGVIMIHFVSEEPAGWTVQLSAFGAALAGSLGLRWAERRWHEVLEALIGVIFVLAVTAALLILANDPHGGERLKDLLAGQMLWVTYDDLWVPVALSFVILALWFRGKAVNRPSLFYGLFALSITTSVQLVGVYLVFASLIIPALATRTRHGLTAAYGVGMAGYLLGLAGSLVSDLPTGPSVVWAMALVAVAFGLFARPTNKQAQQS